A genomic window from Serratia liquefaciens includes:
- a CDS encoding DUF2474 domain-containing protein, with amino-acid sequence MQDKTASAPAPWWKRVGWLVIIWSASVLGLFLVASMFRLLMTAAGMKSE; translated from the coding sequence ATGCAAGATAAAACCGCAAGCGCACCGGCCCCCTGGTGGAAACGCGTTGGCTGGCTGGTGATTATCTGGAGTGCCAGCGTGCTGGGGCTGTTCCTGGTCGCCTCGATGTTCCGCCTGCTGATGACCGCTGCGGGCATGAAGTCGGAATAA